Part of the Streptomyces sp. NBC_01460 genome, CGGGCGACCATTTCCGGACAGCTTCACCCTGCTCCCCGGGTGACCCTCGATATGTATCGACCACACGATATGTATGCTGCACTAGCGCGGTACGGCGCACGGCACAAGTCCCAGGAGACCGAGGGGAATCGTCCCCGGACACCCCGTCCGGTGACTTCGCGGACGCCGAGTGACGACCACTCCCTCCCCTCGCCCCCGCCCTCTCCGCGCGGACCACTCGTCGGACATCGGCACCGGATCCATCCCCCGAGACGAATCCAGAGGAATGAGGCCGCACATGCCCTCCCCCCACACCTCACCCATACCGCCCACCGGCCCGGACACACACCGGCTGGGGTTCGATCCCCAAGCACTGCGCCTGAAGTACCGGCAGGAACGCGACCGGCGGATCCGCCCCGACGGCAGCGCCCAGTACCAGCGCACCACGGGCGAGTTCGGCTATTACGACGCCGATCCCCACGCCGACCCCGACTTCACCCGTGAGCCCCTGACGGACCAGGTGGACGCGGTGATCGTCGGTGGCGGTTTCGGTGGGCTCCTCGCCGCGGCACGGCTGCGCCAGGCGGGCGTCGAGACGATCCGCGTGATCGAGAAGGGCGGAGATTTCGGAGGCACCTGGTACTGGAACCGGTATCCGGGCATCCACTGCGACATCGACGCGTACACCTACATGCCTCTGCTCGAGGAGGTCGGCTACGTCCCGAAGTGGAAGTACGCCCCGGGCGAGGAGATCCGCGAGCACTCGGAGGCGATCGCACGGCACTTCGACCTCTACCGTGACGCCTGCTTCCAGACCGCCGTGACCGAACTGCGCTGGGACGACAGCACGTCGGAGTGGACGGTCGGCACGGACCGCGGAGACCTCATCAGGGCCCGCTACGTGGTGGTGTCCAGTGGGACGCTCAGCCAGGCGAAGCTGCCCGGCATCCCGGGCATCGAGACCTTCGAGGGCCACACCTTCCACACCAGCCGCTGGGACTACGACTACACCGGCGGCGACCAGAGCGGCGGCCTGACCGGGCTCGCCGACAAGCGCGTGGCACTGATCGGCACGGGTGCGACCGCCATCCAGGTCGTCCCGCACCTCGGAGCCGACGCGCGGCAGGTGTACGTGTTCCAGCGCACGCCGTCCTCCGTCGACGTGCGGGACAACCGGCCCACCGACCCGGAGTGGGCCACGTCGCTCGAACCGGGCTGGCAGCGCCGCCGGATGGAGAACTTCCTCAAGGTCGTCACCGGCAAGCCGGTGGACGAGGACCTGGTGGACGACGCCTGGACGAGCACCGCCCGTCTGCAGGAGAAGCTCATCCCGACCGACGCCTACAGGGACGTTCCCGCCGAGGAGCGTGAACGCGCCTACGAACTGGCCGACTTCCAGAAGATGAACGAGATCCGTGCCCGCGTGGACTCCGTGGTCGAGGACAGCGAGACCGCGGAGAAGCTCAAGCCCTGGTACCGCTACATGTGCAAGCGGCCCACGTTCAGCGACCACTACCTCCAGACCTTCAACCACCCCCATGTGACCCTGGTCGACACCGCCGACAGCCACGGTGTCGAACGCATCACCCGCAACGCCGTGGTGGTGGGCGGGACCGAGTACGAGGTCGACTGCATCATCTTCGCGACCGGCTTCGAGGTCGGTGTCTCGGGCGTGCTGTCCGGCCGGCTCCCTGTGTACGGGCGGGGCGGGGCATCCCTCCTGCAGACGTGGAGCGAGGGCCCCAGGACGCTGCACGGGTTCTACAGCCACGGCTTCCCGAACTTCTTCCAGCTCGGGCCGCTGCAGAACGCCAGCGCCGTCAACTACGTACACATCCTCGACGAACAGGCCACGCACGTCGCGGAGGTCGTCGCCGAGTCACGCAGGCGCGGGGCCCGGTGCGTCGAGCCCACGGTCAGGGCGCAGGAGGAGTGGGTGGCCACGATCCGCCGGAAGGCGGCGAGCCTGCACGAGTTCCAGGCGGAGTGCACCCCGGGGTACTACAACAACGAGGGCAGGCCCCGGGCGCGGAGCGAGTCCTTCGGCGACGGCCCGGTCGCCTTCCACGAGCTGCTGAGGGCCTGGCGCGAGGGCGACGGCATGAACGACGTCATGACCGAGGCCAGGTGAGCGGGGTGCGCGACGGCGACGAGCGGCCTGCCGGCCGGCCGAGCAGGTTCGACGTGACCGGCCGACGGGGCGCCCACCCGTCCGCCGAGAGGCTCAACCCGGCCAACCCGCTGTGGGGGTCGAACGGCATCGCGTTCGGCCCGGACGGGCGGCTGTACGTCGCCGAGTTCCTGGGCGGC contains:
- a CDS encoding flavin-containing monooxygenase; the encoded protein is MPSPHTSPIPPTGPDTHRLGFDPQALRLKYRQERDRRIRPDGSAQYQRTTGEFGYYDADPHADPDFTREPLTDQVDAVIVGGGFGGLLAAARLRQAGVETIRVIEKGGDFGGTWYWNRYPGIHCDIDAYTYMPLLEEVGYVPKWKYAPGEEIREHSEAIARHFDLYRDACFQTAVTELRWDDSTSEWTVGTDRGDLIRARYVVVSSGTLSQAKLPGIPGIETFEGHTFHTSRWDYDYTGGDQSGGLTGLADKRVALIGTGATAIQVVPHLGADARQVYVFQRTPSSVDVRDNRPTDPEWATSLEPGWQRRRMENFLKVVTGKPVDEDLVDDAWTSTARLQEKLIPTDAYRDVPAEERERAYELADFQKMNEIRARVDSVVEDSETAEKLKPWYRYMCKRPTFSDHYLQTFNHPHVTLVDTADSHGVERITRNAVVVGGTEYEVDCIIFATGFEVGVSGVLSGRLPVYGRGGASLLQTWSEGPRTLHGFYSHGFPNFFQLGPLQNASAVNYVHILDEQATHVAEVVAESRRRGARCVEPTVRAQEEWVATIRRKAASLHEFQAECTPGYYNNEGRPRARSESFGDGPVAFHELLRAWREGDGMNDVMTEAR